The DNA sequence GAACTGATGTTCATGGTAGCTTATTGGTCAACCTGGACTGATTCATTAGGATCGACATGAGGGTCCAACTCCATTGCATTGCCATAATCCATGTTGTATGTTAGAAGCAAGTCCTCCTTGTTTCTCTCATGGTACAAGTACAACCCTCTTCCAGTCAACCTGGCCTGTTCTTTATCTGATGAATTCCAAAGAAACTTGTAGTGCACATATCATTTGAACCTGATTAATCAGGAGTGCCCATCAATAGGAACATAAAAAGGTAGACAGTTGTTGTTTTGGACATGCAGAAAATCACGATGTAACCAAGCAGAGTTCTTATTTAACCATTAGTAGTTGTTTTGACTTTTGAGGAGAAAATGCTCTGGCTTCATATCTAATCGTAATACAGTTACAGTTTGTAATATACATAATGTTTTTTCAGTGAATCTTGCACAATCCTTGCATCTCGCATGCACATTAGTTGAGAATAAATGAGGAAATCGTTAAAGCTAAAACAAAGATTAGAAGGTAAAATAAGATCTTAGAAATACAGTACTTGGTTTCTTTTTATGACAGATTAATTTGTTGTACCTAAAATCGACTTTTTAGTCATAGAAGGCATTTTGTACTGAGCTCAATTTTTCAGCTTGTAATAAATTTACAAAGATTCTTATATTTCTCTATTTCCATCAGCTAAGAGATGAACTTCGAAAGGAGACCTTGCAACTTGCTAGTAAGTAACTTGTTTTTCTAAGCTAtacattttttaatatttcttgaagttatttcatcagaaaattaaACTTCAGTACATAACACTTTACAGAGGAGAACTTGGAAAAGGAACCTCGAATTTTGGAGCTCAGAAACCAGGTAAGCTTTCTGATGTCCTTTTCCCTCACAGGGATAAAAGCAATTTGATTTAAGCTTCCAAATAGATAAGGGGTCTTCTTTTCtgattttctcctcttttttcctTCTGTTTGGGGGTTGTATATCACATGTGTGCATATGTCATATGCTGACTCTCAAGGGGCACCATGTGTTGgtgccttttctttttttctgagaAACTCTAGGTTTCTTTAGCTTTCGTTCTTACATGGTCTTAGACTTTGTTATTTGCCTGATCCCAGATAGCTTCTGTTCCTTCTTGATACACAGTGCACTATCATTCGGACAACTGAGTTGGCAGCTGCTCAAGAGAAGTTAGCTGAATTGGAGAGGCTAAAAGAAGAGACATTGAGTCGCTGTTCACCCTCAGCACTTCTGGAAATGTTGCATGGTAACCACTTGAGCCTTGTTGGTTAGAACAGTTTTTTATCATTCAGAAGTGCATTCAACACAATCGTGACAAGTGGTTGATCGATAAACTTCACTGGATATTGCCTGAAGCATGTAAGGCATGTCATTCATTGATAAGCTTCACTGAGGGGTTCCACGCACATCCGGCACCTCTCATTGATTTGTCTAAAGGGCTCAGTGCTTAAAAGGTGTAACTCTATTATATGATCCCTATGTGATTAAGAGGTTATActagttttttttccttttaaaatgTCTATATTTACTCTTTTGGATATAATAAAATTCAATAAATAGAAATCTTTTCAAGGAACTCCTTAACATGTCACTTAATTTCATGTTAACACTATAAACCTTTTAGCTAATAATTTACActttcttcttttattatttcGAAAATAGTAATGAGTAATTACAGTTCTAGTTCAGTCTTGTATAAACTTTAACATtatttttcatgagttttttttttttggtctctcGCACGACGCTGCAAAAGATCGAAGTGCTTATGGCATCATGTAGATCCCTGCACTCTATAGTCACTAATTGTTAAAACTGTATCTTTTCACAGATTCATAAATGTATTATCATCAAGGTGCTCGTGATGCACATGATACCTGTGTCACTCCATAGTCACCAATTGTTGAGTTCATATGCTTgaacaaatggatgtcaaatgtaCTTCCATATGTGGGTGCAACAATATGTACTTCCATCTGGGGGTGCAACAATATGTGTTCATCAAACACACATGCTATTGTATTCTGCTCACTGTTTTACTGATCTGTATTCGACTCATGGTAACTGCCGATGTCTGATATATCTACAGATGCAATGATCAAGGTGGAAGAGGAGTCGGAGACGCTTCACAGGCAACTACTCGACAGGGAGATCGACCTCCCGAGATTTGTGCAGAAATACAAGAAGCTTCGCACCCTCTATCACAAACGGGCGCTTCTCCATCTTGCTGCTAAGACCTCAGGTCTGTCAGCCTAAGTACTATTATCGTCATCGTGATACTTTTGTGTGGAAACATTGTTCCTCTTGCATTTTGTAAAAACCTGTAGGGAAATGATAAGCTCAGGTCAGTCTTCAGATGTATCTATCCTATCGTTTGTTTGACTCATGATGTTGCATGACAAATTCACGTTCCTTTATGGTGGGAACTACTGCTGCTCTGTAGAAAGCAAATGATCAATTGACCCTTCTCTCTATGTGGATGCTTCCTCACATGCAGGGTTTCTCTCAATAACTTGATCTGGCCAGGCCAAGTTTGGAGTGTTTGGGTGGAAACTTTGCACCAGTACAGCTGCAGTGGTCTCGATTATGTGAAATTAATCCCCCTCCCCCTCATATCTCATATTAATTTGATAATCTAACTGATTATTTGAGATATTGATTCTTTAGGAaaagttgcatatatatatatatatatatatatatatatatatatatatatatatatatatatatatatatatatatatatatatatatatatatatatatacattatcatGTTTTCTTGGTCAATTAATTATCATTTGGCTATTGATTGAAgctcaaaggagagattaatttttttaagaaaatattatgatcataagAATATTAGGGATATTATAGATATTTaggtatattttttaaactacAGTTATTTATGATTAACCTGAGTTTTCTTGATGGAGGGATGTATGTGAACGAATTTAATATTACGagtttgaaaaataatattaaaagggatatatatatatatattatcaaaatttacaaaaaataaataCATCTGTTTacatggggagagagagagagagagagaggaacaatTCTACAACCAAACCCCGATTCCAAAGGGAGATCCAACCACCTCGCCATCGACTCCTATATTTATTGCGCTAACATGCCTTCTCTCCGTCCACATATATtcccctttctctcctctctaatcTTACTCAAACAACAGCAAGCACCGAGATAAATCCAACAGAAGCAAGCAAGGCTGAGAAGAAGGAAGATGGGCGACGTGACACCGGAGATGGAGAGGGTCTTCAAGCGCTTCGGCGCCGAGGAGGACGACGGGAAGATCTCCTCGGCGGAGCTGGGAGAGGCCCTGCGCGTCCTCGGCTCCACCGCCCCCGACGAGATCCGGCGCATGATGGCCGAGCTCGACACCGACGGCGACGGATACATCGACTTCCAGGAGTTCTCGGCCTTCTGCCGTGCCAACCCTGGTCTCATGCAGGACGTGGCCGAGGTCTTTTAAGCCCGTGCACGCACGTCGTGCCTTCTTCTTCCTGCTTACTATTTAAGGCGCCAATGGCTTCCTGGTTTTAGGTGATCGTTTGATATAGCGAAGAAGATGTCGTGGTTCATTTATTTAGCTATTCATTTGTCTTTTGGCCCTTTATCATTAAATAATCTAAATAACATTTTTTTAGCACAAGTTTCTTCGAATTTGGATATCTGAATTTAGATTCTAAATATCATTAACCTAATTCTAATTGGTTTTCCCAACAAAAAAAATGGATCGATATACCCACCAAGATTTAAGTTGCCACCATTTCACCCATGTAAGGAGTTGCCATCTCCCAACCCTTAATTAGCCTCTCATGTCTCCATAACAATCCAACCTCATCAACATCAATATCATAGTACATCAAAATCTACCTCTATCATATATTACATATGAGAAATTAAGATGGATACGCTTCACTTGGCGAGGCAATTGGGGAGTGGCGTATGGCCCAAGAACAGGGAGACATGGCCCATTAGCTTGTCCTTCCGGGTGAAGGTGGTGCCGCAGGAGCACATCCACCTGAGGTCGCCGCAGTGCTTCTCGTGGGTACGCAGGTCGGAGAGCACCGCGAACTGCCTGCGGTTGCACCGGTTGCACACGTACATCTTGGGGCAGTGGCTCCGCCGGTAGTGGTTCTTCACGCACACCATCGATTTCAGCGGCTGGAACTTGGCGTGCTTCCTGTTCCACCGGCACCCCTCCTGCGGGCACGAGTACCTCCTCGCCGCCCCTGCAGCTGGTGGTGGCGCGCCCTTCGCCAGGGCGGTGATCGTCTTGTACTCCTCGCCGTGCGCCCTCATATGCATCCGCAGGTTGGCGTCGCGTTTGAACCCCTTGCCGCAGACCTGGCAGTAGTGCGTGTACTTGGCCAGCAGATCCGCCGCGTCCACCTCGACGATCTCGCACCGCGATCCGCCCTCCCCGCCGACGCTGCACTCGAGGACTCCATCTAATAGTCTGTGGAGATCGTGGTCTAGAGCTGCGCCGGTGGCCTCGTAACCGACCGCCtcgttctcctcttcctcttcctcctccttctcctcctcctcctcctcctgctgctgctgctgctgcaaggcGTGCATCATGGAGGAGGCGGCGACGATAATCTCCTGCACCAGGCTACGGGCGCCGGACACCACCGCATCCAGGGGCTCCTGCCGCAGGAGCTCGGGCGAGACGACGAGGCCCACGAGGGACTGCACCTGTTGCACCTTCTCGTTCAGGACGGCGAGGTGGTACAGCAGATCCCGGCGTTGGGCGTCCATCTGCTGCTCAAACGCCGCCATGGGAGGAGATCTCTGCAGCGCCCCGAGCTCGAAGGATAAGGAAACGAGGGAGATGCAAGTCAACTACGTACTCAGAGACGTCCACCCCTACATGAGCCTTCCTCAAGTGCCACCCAACCCAAAAGAACACACCACTCCATCTTCTTTAGCATTATAATAAGCTACTAATAGCGTATTCTATTGAATCAAGTAcagcttcctcttctttctttgtcGATCCACCATGGATTGATCATGCCAATGGGAGGGGGAGCAGGTGAGGATTATTTTAGGGGGAGTCGTGTGTTCATTGGATAAGAGCTCAGCAAGAAGGAGACATGGGGGCGTGGTGGTTGGAAGAAGCACACTGAGATTGCAGTCGTTGGACAAAACCAGGATGATCCAATGCCGGTTGTGTGCTGCACTCGTTTTCAGCAGCAACATTGAGAGTTATCTGTGGCAATAAGATCAAAGGATAGATTTGGGTAGTAATATATATGGCAAAAAGTGCATATGGAAGACCGGTCCAAACATCAAATTTCAACCTTGAAAACGtagatattaaaaaaagaaaataataaaataataaaaatagaaaaggaAGTAATGATTCAAATGGTCAAACATCAATTTCCAACATTGAAATTGCAGAATCCGGAAAATTTAAAGAAGGAATGGAAAAAagtaaatgaatttttttttttctttactcaaTCCTAACACATTTTGATATTAAAGACTATCACATAATGTTGCCAATTGCATTGAtggtttagatttatggaataggcACCAATCAGCATCATTATTTCAATTATCTTTGCTGAAAATTGGAGTTTGTTCACTTGATCtatttgatatatcattttgCGTTTTTATGgaagaaaattttcatttcttTTGATACTACTTATGAATGCTTGTGAATTGGATATATATTTCTTTAacttcaaaagaaaatttttcccAGTGGatagaaaataaattaatttgctTGTTCATATTGAGGAAGAATTGTTGGAACATTTAGCAAAGATTTCGTCGTAATCGAATTTTCTTatatggaagaacaaaaaatctcTTAATAAAGCTAAATAATAGAAATTGATCAATATATTTACCTCTAAATAGTTAAGACATACGAATTTTATTTTTACGACATAATGTGATATATGGAATTATTGTACTTAGTTGttgccaaaaaaaaaacattataaatAGCATTTtgaatgaggagttcaagttcactaaaTTAATATATTAGTGAAAACTCTTTAGATTAATAGTTGCTTATTCTATTAGTTTAAGTATTTTGGGCCAATGTAAGACTATCAAATTAGGTGATGAGTTAAGATAGATTAAGTTAATTAGTCAATTATATCATCAAATTATACATATATCATGTGAGAGAGAAAGACATAAATCCTTCAATTCTTCTTCGTAATTTAATTGACTTAGTTTATTATCTCTAATGCTAAAAGATTCCACTGCAGCACCCTTCTTTATttaaagaacaagaaaaggaaaacaaaagatgCCATCATAATGGAAATCCATTTTCCTCAGAAAATGGCAACCAAATCTCATGGCCATGGAGAACACAAAGCCATCTCATGCATGTCCTTTCAAGTCCTCTTCTTGCCCACCCCACAACAGCACACGTTCCGCAGCTTGGGCTGCCTGCAATGGCACCAGCTGTGAGATATCATCCATGAACTGCAATGATAAAGCAGCAGGAACAGTAGGTTTGTGTAAAACCTTTTACCTCGCTCTTCCAATCTGTCTTCCAGATTATGAACAGCAGAATCAGTGTCTGGACAAGGGTTCCACAAAGCATCCCAAGCCATATCCCCTGGCATCATCAATACACTCGTGTGTCAGAGCAGCTCTTGCAGAAGAATGAGCGGTAGAACAGTTTCATGTCTCCATCTCGGATGCCGATGTATGTCACTAGCACAAGGTTGATCTATGTACGTACCTGCACTCCCCAGTGGAGAAGATAACCCATGAGGAACCCTAGAGGAAGGCCAAAGATGTAGTAGCAACCCAGGTTGATGTAAGCCACCAGAGCCTGCCACCCACCTCCAACAGCCACTCCTGTCTCGAATTGCTCACGCATTCACTTTCTCTCCCACGCAAACATCATCATCGATCCCGAAATGGGCATCCATGCTTACCTGATATAACTGGCTGGATGCTGTTGAGCACCATGGTGATGCCCAGGAGATACGCGATCTCCGCGACTGCTCGTTGCATGTTCTTGTCGTTGGTGAAGATGACGCTGAAGTAGTCCCTGGTTACGAGGATGGTGGTCATGAAGAGGAGGCCGATGGCGAAAGACTGGACGAGCACCACCGCGACGGCGTACTTGGTCGCCCTGGCCCGGCCCGATCCCAGCTCGTTCGACACCCGGACGCTGTGTGGTGGTGCAAGATAGTAGAATCGGTGAGCAACCTTATGGCATGCAGCGTTGATACGGTGGCTGGTGCTTCTACCTTATGGCGGCGTTGAGTCCGATGAAGATCATGCCCTCCCATCCGTTTATGTTCATGCTGTGGAGGGGAGGGGAGGTGGACTGTCAACGGCAGTGGGAGAAGCCGAAGGATGACTGCATGCATGAGCGAGCTTACCAGATGGCGATGGAGCCAACGGCGATCTCAGCGTCGTCGAGGTGGCCGGTGAGCACGGTGAGGATCATCATGTACCAGATCTCGAGGCAGAGCATGACCGCGGACGCGAATGACAACCTGACGAACGCCCACAAATCCCTGAAGGCCGTCCACGAGAGACCGGTCCACCCGTCCTTGCACCAGCCCACGATGTAGGCGACCTGGGCGAGAGAGACGAGCCAGGCCGAGATGTCGTAGGCCGCAGCCGCCCCCCACAAGCCCCACCCGAGGACGAAGACGAAGAGGGCCAGCAGGGCGacgtggaggaggaggacgaggaagccGATCCAGGCGAGGGCGACCACTTTGCTCTGCGCCTGCAGGAACTTCTGGGCGGGGAAGTTGATGGCCAGCGCGAACATCTGGGGGATGATGCTGACGGCAAACTTGCCGGCGAGCTCGGCTATCTCGTCCTGCTGCCCGATCAGCTTCAGCAGCGGGGCGGCGAACAGGTAGAGCGGGCACATGAGGATGGCGGCCGCCACGAGGATGATCCAGGACCGCTGCATGTACACGCCCAGCATCTCCACCTGCCCCGCCCCGAAGGCTTGCCCGCACAGCGTCTCCAGTGCACTCCCCATGCC is a window from the Musa acuminata AAA Group cultivar baxijiao chromosome BXJ2-1, Cavendish_Baxijiao_AAA, whole genome shotgun sequence genome containing:
- the LOC135598497 gene encoding vacuolar protein-sorting-associated protein 37 homolog 1-like isoform X2; translated protein: MNWKFPSFGAQQQQPQPNFQEIPVQSWYPPSVVGSPSPFSTPTSSSVGNAHQRAYDRPQSPSQVQPSPTEAAGIIARLKDKSVDELRKLLNDKEAYNALFNSLDQVKIQNNLRDELRKETLQLAKENLEKEPRILELRNQCTIIRTTELAAAQEKLAELERLKEETLSRCSPSALLEMLHDAMIKVEEESETLHRQLLDREIDLPRFVQKYKKLRTLYHKRALLHLAAKTSGLSA
- the LOC135598497 gene encoding vacuolar protein-sorting-associated protein 37 homolog 1-like isoform X1, encoding MNWKFPSFGSAQQQQPQPNFQEIPVQSWYPPSVVGSPSPFSTPTSSSVGNAHQRAYDRPQSPSQVQPSPTEAAGIIARLKDKSVDELRKLLNDKEAYNALFNSLDQVKIQNNLRDELRKETLQLAKENLEKEPRILELRNQCTIIRTTELAAAQEKLAELERLKEETLSRCSPSALLEMLHDAMIKVEEESETLHRQLLDREIDLPRFVQKYKKLRTLYHKRALLHLAAKTSGLSA
- the LOC103985032 gene encoding polcalcin Phl p 7-like, which gives rise to MGDVTPEMERVFKRFGAEEDDGKISSAELGEALRVLGSTAPDEIRRMMAELDTDGDGYIDFQEFSAFCRANPGLMQDVAEVF
- the LOC135598496 gene encoding protein SENSITIVE TO PROTON RHIZOTOXICITY 2-like, which gives rise to MAAFEQQMDAQRRDLLYHLAVLNEKVQQVQSLVGLVVSPELLRQEPLDAVVSGARSLVQEIIVAASSMMHALQQQQQQEEEEEEKEEEEEEENEAVGYEATGAALDHDLHRLLDGVLECSVGGEGGSRCEIVEVDAADLLAKYTHYCQVCGKGFKRDANLRMHMRAHGEEYKTITALAKGAPPPAAGAARRYSCPQEGCRWNRKHAKFQPLKSMVCVKNHYRRSHCPKMYVCNRCNRRQFAVLSDLRTHEKHCGDLRWMCSCGTTFTRKDKLMGHVSLFLGHTPLPNCLAK
- the LOC135598498 gene encoding protein DETOXIFICATION 35-like: MGTVPMDQQPLLHNVGEEKGRPWRSKGGGMTVAAVEAVEKEDSPPVRGLRDAWELFGAESKRLWCIGAPIAFNIICLYGFSSSTQIFVGHIGNLELSAVAVALNVISTFSFGFLLGMGSALETLCGQAFGAGQVEMLGVYMQRSWIILVAAAILMCPLYLFAAPLLKLIGQQDEIAELAGKFAVSIIPQMFALAINFPAQKFLQAQSKVVALAWIGFLVLLLHVALLALFVFVLGWGLWGAAAAYDISAWLVSLAQVAYIVGWCKDGWTGLSWTAFRDLWAFVRLSFASAVMLCLEIWYMMILTVLTGHLDDAEIAVGSIAICMNINGWEGMIFIGLNAAISVRVSNELGSGRARATKYAVAVVLVQSFAIGLLFMTTILVTRDYFSVIFTNDKNMQRAVAEIAYLLGITMVLNSIQPVISGVAVGGGWQALVAYINLGCYYIFGLPLGFLMGYLLHWGVQGIWLGMLCGTLVQTLILLFIIWKTDWKSEAAQAAERVLLWGGQEEDLKGHA